Within bacterium, the genomic segment CTGGGGCATGTTGGCGCCCTTGGCGGTCTGGATGGCGGAGCGCAGGCGGGGATTCCCCTCGGGGTCGCCCCAGCCGAGCCGGGCCGCGATGGTGATCTCCTTGATCAGTTTCGTGAAAATCTTGCCGCGTTTGGCGTCCAGCGCCCCTTTTTTTCGCTTGATGGTGCTCCATTTTGAATGGCCGGACATGGTGCCGATGCTCCCGTAGATCGAGACGGTTTCTTGTTTTCGGAGGGGGGGGGACCCGTTTCCTCCATGGCTTTGAATTCACTGAGTTTTCTAGCATGCGTGCGGGGGCAAGTAAAGAAGCCACTTCCGGGCGGCGGCCATTTCCGCCCCCGGGGCCGACCTCTAAGTCCTTCAATTATTTCCTGTTCTATCTGGATATTCGGCATACTCCTGTGTTGGAATCGCATAGAGGGGAAATGGACACAAAAGTATTAGGATGCTATTTTCGCGTGGTCTTTTTGATTCCTTGTCAAAATCTATGAATTTCTAGTGTGGATTGCTTTAATGGATAAGCTGGAGAGAGGGGTCCAGACTCTGCGCATCGAGGCCGAGGCGGTTTTGCGGCTGTCGGATCGCCTGGGAGCGGACTTCAGCAAGGCAGCGGACATCGTCCTTGGGTGCAAGGGGCGTGTGGTCGTCACCGGCATGGGCAAGAGCGGCCTCATCGGGCAGAAGATTTCGGCCACGCTTGCAAGTGTCGGTTCGCCTTCTTTTTTCATGCATCCGGCGGAGGGCCGCCACGGGGACCTGGGGATGGTGACTCGCGATGATGTGGTTATCGCCATCTCCTACAGCGGAGAGACGGAGGAACTCATTTCGCTCTTGCCGGTTTTTGCGCGGCTGGGCACTCCGGTGGTTGCCCTGACGGGAGGAATGGCGTCTACGCTGGCGAAAGAGGCGGATGTTGTGCTGGACGTGAGCGTGGAGCGGGAAGCTTGCCCATTGGACCTCACGCCGACGGCGAGCAGCACGGCGACGCTGGCCATGGGCGATGCGCTGGCGATGGCGGTCCTGGAAGCAAGCGGCTTCAAGGAGGATGATTTCGCGCGTTTTCATCCCGGCGGTGCGCTCGGGCGCCGGCTTATTCGGGTAAATGATCTCATGTGCACGGGAGATGCCGTCCCGTGTGTGCAGGTGTCCACCCCGCTGAGCGTTATCCTTCGCGAAATGAGCGCCAAGCGGCTGGGCATGACCTGCGTCGTAAGCGCGGGGGGGGAGCTGGTCGGCATTATCACCGACGGCGATCTCCGGCGCGCACTGGAGCGGACGAGTGGCCGCCTGGAGGCCTCGGCCCGGGATTTGATGTATCCCTCACCGCGGATGATCGCGAAGGAAGAATTGGCCGAAGCGGCCCTCAAAATGATGGAAGATGCCTCGATCACCTCGCTTGTGGTTTCGGATGGCTCGGGCCGGGGGGTGAAAGGCGTCATCCACCTTCATCACCTTTTGAGGGCAGGGGTGGTTTAAGGCACGAAAATTGCTTATCCTAGGGGGTGTGCGGCCAGTAAATACTGACAGCCAGAGAAAAAGTGAGCAAAGTTTTGTTTTGGGGGTGGTGAAGAAGAAAAAAAATAGAGTAAAATGAAAATAATAAAAATCAGACATAAAACTTCTAGACATAAAATCTTTTTTTGAGGATTTCGGCGTGTTGCCCATCGGTACCGTCATTCAATTGTCAGATCCGGAGCGGAAAGTGCGCAT encodes:
- a CDS encoding KpsF/GutQ family sugar-phosphate isomerase — translated: MDKLERGVQTLRIEAEAVLRLSDRLGADFSKAADIVLGCKGRVVVTGMGKSGLIGQKISATLASVGSPSFFMHPAEGRHGDLGMVTRDDVVIAISYSGETEELISLLPVFARLGTPVVALTGGMASTLAKEADVVLDVSVEREACPLDLTPTASSTATLAMGDALAMAVLEASGFKEDDFARFHPGGALGRRLIRVNDLMCTGDAVPCVQVSTPLSVILREMSAKRLGMTCVVSAGGELVGIITDGDLRRALERTSGRLEASARDLMYPSPRMIAKEELAEAALKMMEDASITSLVVSDGSGRGVKGVIHLHHLLRAGVV